One Nocardioides aromaticivorans genomic window carries:
- a CDS encoding TIGR03557 family F420-dependent LLM class oxidoreductase: MTTFGYTLMTEQSGPRELVAYAQAAEDKGFEFAVCSDHYSPWLVEQGHAPYAWTVLGAVAQATTDLDLMTYVTCPTMRYHPAVVAQKAATLAVLSGNRFTLGVGSGESLNEHVVGAGWPGVETRLEMLAEAIDVIRSLHTGELVDHKGEYFEVESARVWDLPDKPVEIGVAVGGPRAIEALAESADHLVAVEPDAALVQQWNQTDGAPQVGRAARAIGQVPICWAPDRDEAVKLAHEQFRWFGGGWGVNADLPTPAGFEAASQFVRPEDVADKIPCGPDLDAIAEAVLAFPEAGFTDVALVQVGDRFQQQFLDEAAGPLLERLRSA; encoded by the coding sequence ATGACCACCTTCGGCTACACCTTGATGACCGAGCAGAGCGGGCCGCGCGAGCTGGTCGCCTACGCCCAGGCGGCCGAGGACAAGGGCTTCGAGTTCGCGGTCTGCAGCGACCACTACTCGCCATGGCTGGTGGAGCAGGGGCACGCGCCGTACGCGTGGACCGTCCTCGGGGCCGTGGCCCAGGCGACGACCGACCTCGACCTGATGACCTACGTGACCTGCCCGACGATGCGCTACCACCCCGCCGTCGTCGCCCAGAAGGCCGCGACCCTGGCGGTGCTCTCGGGCAACCGCTTCACGCTCGGCGTGGGCAGCGGCGAGAGCCTGAACGAGCACGTCGTCGGCGCCGGGTGGCCCGGTGTGGAGACGCGCCTGGAGATGCTGGCCGAGGCGATCGACGTGATCCGCTCGCTGCACACCGGTGAGCTGGTCGACCACAAGGGGGAGTACTTCGAGGTCGAGTCGGCCCGCGTCTGGGACCTTCCGGACAAGCCGGTCGAGATCGGGGTCGCCGTCGGGGGACCGCGCGCCATCGAGGCGCTCGCCGAGAGCGCCGACCACCTGGTCGCTGTCGAGCCGGACGCCGCACTCGTGCAGCAGTGGAACCAGACGGACGGGGCACCGCAGGTCGGCCGGGCCGCCCGGGCCATCGGGCAGGTCCCGATCTGCTGGGCGCCCGACCGCGACGAGGCGGTGAAGCTCGCCCACGAGCAGTTCCGCTGGTTCGGCGGGGGTTGGGGTGTGAACGCCGACCTGCCGACCCCCGCCGGCTTCGAGGCGGCGAGCCAGTTCGTGCGCCCCGAGGACGTCGCGGACAAGATCCCGTGCGGACCCGACCTCGACGCGATCGCCGAGGCGGTGCTGGCGTTCCCGGAGGCAGGCTTCACCGACGTGGCGCTCGTCCAGGTCGGCGACCGGTTCCAGCAGCAGTTCCTGGACGAGGCGGCCGGGCCGCTGCTGGAGCGCCTGCGCTCGGCCTGA
- a CDS encoding CsbD family protein — MGLDDKISNAAEEKTGKLKESVGKATDDEDLEAEGKGDQLKGNLKQAGEKVKDAFK, encoded by the coding sequence ATGGGTCTCGACGACAAGATCAGCAACGCCGCCGAGGAGAAGACGGGCAAGCTCAAGGAGTCGGTCGGCAAGGCCACCGACGACGAGGACCTGGAAGCCGAAGGCAAGGGCGACCAGCTCAAGGGCAACCTCAAGCAGGCGGGCGAGAAGGTGAAGGACGCCTTCAAGTGA